A section of the Clostridium felsineum DSM 794 genome encodes:
- a CDS encoding cold-shock protein, whose protein sequence is MLGTVKWFNSQKGYGFITTQEGNDVFVHYSGIKDNGFKTLEEGQEVEFDLTEGQKGEQAVNVVKH, encoded by the coding sequence ATGTTAGGAACAGTTAAATGGTTTAATTCTCAGAAAGGATATGGTTTCATAACTACCCAAGAAGGTAACGATGTATTCGTTCACTACTCAGGTATCAAAGATAATGGCTTTAAGACTTTAGAAGAAGGTCAAGAAGTTGAATTTGATTTAACTGAAGGTCAAAAGGGCGAGCAAGCAGTTAATGTTGTAAAACATTAA
- the metG gene encoding methionine--tRNA ligase: protein MPEKKKFYITTPIYYPSAKLHIGNTYTTVAADALVRFKRLQGYDAFMLTGTDEHGQKIQRKAEEKGITPKAYVDEIVAGIKDLWKMMNISYDKFIRTTDEEHVKAVQEIVKKFYDNGDIYKSAYEGWYCTPCESFWTETQLVDGKCPDCGRPVEKTKEEAYFFKMSKYADRLIKYIEEHPDFIQPESRKNEMLNNFLKPGLQDLCISRSSFDWGIPITFDEKHVIYVWIDALSNYITALGYGSDNDELYNKFWPADLHLVGKDIIRFHTIYWPIMLMALGLPLPKQVFGHGWLLVDGGKMSKSKGNVVDPVVLINEFGTDPVRYYLLHEIPFGSDGLFNNEIFIKKINSDLANDLGNLVSRTVAMIEKYFDGVIQAPKDKEEIDNELIDLAIKLPEVLDADIKDLKIPEALDHIWNVIKRANKYIDETTPWILAKDENKKERLGTVLYNLVESLRFVATAVTPFLPETGEKIKKQLNVELDTWESLSAFDGTRAGTKVQKGEVIFPRIDVEKKIEELNKLKEEQLKENVKMQPLKPEISIDDVDKLDLRVVKVLECEPVKKSKKLLKLKVELGGEERQVLSGISQFYKPEDLIGKKVVFVANLKPAKLMGQLSEGMILAVSTDDDSKLYTLDIPEDIPTGSTVR from the coding sequence ATGCCAGAAAAGAAGAAGTTTTATATTACAACACCTATTTATTACCCATCTGCTAAGCTTCATATAGGAAATACATATACAACAGTTGCAGCAGATGCGCTTGTGAGATTTAAAAGGCTTCAAGGTTATGATGCTTTTATGCTTACAGGAACAGATGAACATGGTCAAAAGATTCAAAGAAAAGCAGAGGAGAAAGGAATTACTCCAAAAGCTTATGTTGATGAAATTGTTGCAGGAATAAAAGACTTATGGAAGATGATGAACATAAGTTATGATAAATTTATAAGAACTACAGACGAAGAGCATGTTAAGGCTGTTCAAGAGATAGTAAAAAAATTCTATGATAATGGTGATATATACAAATCAGCTTATGAAGGATGGTATTGTACACCTTGCGAATCTTTTTGGACAGAAACTCAACTTGTTGATGGAAAATGTCCTGATTGTGGAAGACCAGTTGAAAAGACAAAAGAGGAAGCATATTTCTTTAAAATGTCAAAATACGCTGATAGACTTATAAAGTATATAGAAGAACATCCTGATTTTATTCAACCTGAATCTAGAAAAAATGAAATGCTAAATAACTTTTTAAAACCAGGGCTTCAAGATTTATGTATATCAAGATCTTCCTTTGATTGGGGAATTCCAATAACTTTTGATGAAAAACATGTAATATATGTTTGGATAGATGCACTCTCAAACTATATAACAGCTTTGGGATATGGAAGCGATAATGATGAACTTTACAATAAATTTTGGCCAGCTGATTTACATCTTGTAGGAAAAGATATAATTAGATTTCATACAATATATTGGCCAATTATGTTAATGGCTTTAGGTTTACCACTTCCAAAACAAGTTTTTGGTCATGGATGGCTCTTAGTTGATGGAGGTAAGATGTCAAAATCAAAGGGAAACGTTGTAGATCCAGTAGTTTTAATAAATGAATTTGGAACAGATCCTGTTAGATATTACCTTCTTCATGAAATACCATTTGGTTCTGATGGTTTGTTTAATAATGAAATATTTATAAAGAAAATAAATTCCGATCTTGCAAATGATCTCGGAAATCTAGTTTCAAGAACTGTTGCAATGATTGAAAAGTATTTTGATGGTGTAATTCAAGCTCCAAAGGATAAAGAAGAAATTGATAATGAACTTATAGATTTAGCTATAAAGCTTCCAGAAGTATTAGATGCAGACATAAAAGATTTAAAAATACCAGAAGCACTTGATCACATATGGAATGTAATTAAAAGAGCAAATAAATATATAGATGAAACAACTCCATGGATTCTTGCTAAAGATGAAAATAAGAAAGAAAGACTTGGAACTGTTCTATATAATCTAGTTGAAAGTCTAAGATTTGTAGCTACAGCTGTAACTCCTTTCTTACCTGAAACAGGAGAAAAAATAAAGAAACAACTTAATGTAGAATTAGATACATGGGAAAGCCTCTCTGCTTTTGATGGAACTAGAGCAGGAACAAAGGTTCAAAAGGGAGAAGTAATATTCCCTAGGATCGATGTTGAAAAGAAAATAGAAGAGCTTAATAAATTAAAAGAAGAACAACTTAAGGAAAACGTAAAAATGCAGCCCTTGAAACCAGAAATAAGCATTGATGATGTTGACAAATTAGATTTAAGAGTTGTTAAAGTTTTAGAATGTGAGCCAGTAAAAAAATCTAAAAAACTTTTAAAACTTAAGGTGGAATTAGGAGGAGAAGAAAGACAGGTATTGTCTGGAATTTCTCAATTCTATAAACCAGAAGATCTTATAGGAAAGAAAGTTGTTTTTGTAGCAAATTTAAAACCAGCAAAATTGATGGGGCAGCTTTCTGAAGGGATGATACTTGCGGTTTCTACTGATGATGATAGTAAATTATATACATTAGATATACCTGAAGATATTCCTACTGGAAGTACTGTTAGATAA
- a CDS encoding G5 and 3D domain-containing protein produces the protein MLEMLKSKFEFKFKLNKSNFKSDVKTYFSTGPKVLAKLMLLMLVIAIAAVMGISSMKKEITVNVDGRTSKIVTHRSNEKNILSKNSILVGPKDKIQPALDTSLRNGDKIYIKRAVNIEVAVDGRVRRIKSSEKTVSKMLKAEKIAISKIDKLNVLRNSEIKSNMKISITRVNSQIVKEDQQVDFPTEVVSDDNMGNDEKQVIQQGQAGQKEVFTKVVYEDGKAVSREVVREIVKKEPTKQIFKVGTLGVLKPDRGGRVLYKKSISALATAYTDDFGFGITASGTRVKRNSDGYSSIAVDPTVIPLGTKLYVPGYGYGIAEDTGGAIKGNRLDLFFSSEKECYDWGAKNVTVYIVK, from the coding sequence ATGTTAGAAATGCTGAAAAGTAAGTTTGAGTTTAAGTTTAAATTAAACAAAAGCAACTTCAAATCAGATGTTAAAACTTACTTTTCAACTGGTCCTAAGGTATTAGCCAAATTGATGTTGCTTATGTTAGTAATAGCAATAGCAGCTGTTATGGGAATTAGTTCTATGAAGAAAGAAATCACAGTTAATGTGGATGGAAGAACATCAAAAATTGTTACCCATAGGAGTAATGAAAAAAATATTTTGAGTAAAAATAGTATACTGGTAGGACCAAAAGATAAGATTCAACCAGCATTGGACACAAGCTTAAGAAATGGAGACAAAATATATATAAAACGAGCAGTAAACATTGAAGTTGCAGTAGATGGAAGAGTAAGAAGGATTAAATCCTCGGAAAAAACAGTAAGTAAAATGCTTAAAGCGGAGAAGATTGCAATTAGTAAAATAGACAAATTAAATGTTCTAAGAAATTCAGAAATTAAAAGTAATATGAAAATTTCAATAACCAGGGTTAATTCTCAAATTGTTAAGGAAGATCAGCAGGTGGATTTTCCTACTGAGGTTGTCTCAGATGATAATATGGGAAATGATGAAAAACAGGTTATCCAGCAAGGTCAAGCTGGTCAAAAAGAAGTTTTCACAAAAGTAGTTTATGAGGATGGAAAAGCTGTATCAAGAGAAGTAGTAAGAGAGATTGTAAAAAAAGAACCAACAAAGCAGATATTTAAGGTTGGAACACTAGGAGTTTTAAAGCCAGATAGAGGTGGACGCGTGCTTTATAAAAAGTCCATTTCAGCGCTTGCTACTGCATATACTGATGATTTCGGTTTTGGCATAACGGCATCAGGTACGAGAGTTAAAAGAAATTCTGATGGTTATAGCTCTATTGCAGTAGATCCGACAGTTATTCCGCTTGGCACGAAATTGTATGTCCCTGGATATGGTTATGGCATAGCAGAAGACACAGGTGGTGCTATAAAAGGCAATAGATTGGACTTGTTCTTTTCAAGTGAAAAGGAGTGCTATGACTGGGGAGCAAAAAACGTTACAGTATATATAGTTAAGTAG
- a CDS encoding SDR family NAD(P)-dependent oxidoreductase, translated as MTVLITGASTGIGRELTKIFAKNGYDVVITARSKKKLDELSKDIEKFSSSKVTVIEKDLSCINSGKELFCKIKEKGIIVDILINNAGVGDTGFFFESNIDKIINMLELNIKNLTILTRLFSSEMAHRKNGGILNVASTGSYMPGPFIAVYYATKAYVLSFSEAIREELRDFNVKVSVLCPGATITEFSKGAHKLDLKGAMTAEKVAYIAYNKFMKGKAVIVPGYFNRVGIFFSKIMPRKLVGSIIGKSQKKLHEGFMTKNSHIG; from the coding sequence ATGACAGTACTTATAACAGGAGCATCTACGGGAATAGGACGTGAACTTACAAAGATATTCGCTAAAAATGGATATGATGTTGTAATTACGGCTAGAAGTAAGAAAAAACTTGATGAATTATCCAAGGATATTGAAAAATTTTCTTCTTCTAAAGTTACAGTAATAGAAAAGGATCTTTCATGTATAAACTCCGGTAAAGAGCTTTTTTGTAAAATTAAAGAAAAAGGCATTATTGTTGATATATTGATAAATAACGCAGGAGTGGGGGATACTGGATTCTTTTTTGAATCAAATATAGATAAAATAATAAACATGCTCGAATTAAATATAAAAAATCTTACTATTTTAACTAGACTGTTTTCTAGTGAAATGGCACACAGGAAAAATGGCGGGATTTTAAATGTAGCATCTACAGGTTCTTATATGCCTGGACCATTCATTGCAGTTTATTATGCTACAAAGGCATATGTTTTGTCATTTAGTGAGGCTATAAGAGAAGAATTAAGAGACTTTAATGTCAAAGTGTCGGTGCTTTGCCCAGGAGCTACTATTACTGAGTTTTCTAAAGGAGCACATAAACTTGATCTTAAAGGGGCTATGACAGCCGAGAAGGTAGCCTATATTGCTTATAATAAGTTTATGAAGGGGAAGGCAGTAATTGTTCCGGGATATTTTAATAGAGTAGGAATATTTTTTTCTAAAATAATGCCAAGAAAGTTAGTTGGAAGTATAATAGGAAAAAGTCAAAAGAAGTTACATGAAGGCTTTATGACTAAAAATAGCCACATAGGATAG
- a CDS encoding TatD family hydrolase — translation MIFDAHAHYDDEEFDKDRDEVINEIKNNGVIGVLNCGSSMEGSLKSCDLAEKYDFFYAAVGIHPEYADKFNEDTLKEIEELAKKSKVKAIGEIGLDYYYEENPPREVQKEVFIKQMELAKKLKLPVIIHDRDAHKDTLEIIKKFPEVKGEIHCFSGSVEFARECLKLGYYLGFTGVVTFKNAKKVLEVVKEVPLDKMLVETDCPYMSPTPNRGKRNRSDYIEYIVEKIAEIKSDLPINVKEQTARNVRNLLNI, via the coding sequence ATGATATTTGATGCGCATGCACATTATGATGATGAGGAATTTGATAAAGATAGAGATGAGGTCATAAATGAAATTAAAAATAATGGAGTAATAGGAGTACTAAATTGTGGTTCTTCTATGGAAGGAAGTTTAAAGTCTTGTGATTTAGCAGAAAAATATGATTTCTTTTATGCTGCAGTTGGAATACATCCTGAATATGCTGATAAATTTAATGAAGATACTTTAAAAGAAATAGAAGAACTTGCAAAAAAGTCCAAAGTTAAAGCTATAGGTGAAATAGGACTTGACTATTATTATGAGGAAAATCCGCCTAGAGAAGTTCAAAAAGAAGTGTTTATAAAGCAGATGGAATTAGCTAAAAAGCTTAAGCTTCCAGTAATAATTCACGATAGGGATGCTCACAAGGATACTTTAGAAATAATTAAAAAGTTTCCGGAAGTTAAAGGAGAAATTCACTGCTTTTCTGGAAGTGTAGAGTTTGCTAGAGAGTGCTTAAAACTTGGATATTATCTTGGATTTACAGGAGTAGTTACTTTTAAAAATGCAAAGAAGGTTTTAGAAGTAGTTAAGGAAGTTCCACTTGATAAAATGCTTGTAGAAACTGATTGTCCATATATGTCCCCAACCCCAAATAGAGGAAAAAGAAACAGGTCAGATTATATTGAATATATAGTAGAGAAAATAGCAGAGATAAAGAGTGATTTGCCAATAAATGTAAAAGAACAGACTGCTCGCAATGTAAGAAACTTGCTTAATATATAG